One Cellulosimicrobium protaetiae genomic region harbors:
- a CDS encoding Re/Si-specific NAD(P)(+) transhydrogenase subunit alpha: protein MRIGVPREVRDGERLVAATPRTVGRLRALGYDVVVEHDAGAGATFSDAAYVAAGATVVDAATAWGADVVTAVNAPTDAQVALLRPGATLVAMLGPANDPDLVQRLADHGVTALALDAVPRISRAQALDVLSTLSNVAGYRAVVEAAGEYGGMFAGQVTAAGKTPPAKVFVIGGGVAGLAAVGAAASLGAQVRAFDVRSEAAEQIESLGGTAVREPAAQQGMSADGYAKPLTPEQEAAALAVYAREAAEADVVVTTALVRGRAPRTLTAEAVAGMRPGSVVVDLAASGGGNCALTVPGERVVTDNGVVVVGWTDLAGRLPQHTSQLLGTNVVHLLELLTPGKDGELVLDLDDPVQRGMTVARDGDVLWPPPPVAVSAAPAPGSTVPPPPPDPAREAAERERAAAEAASAASLRRRRRTVGAALAAVLVTLALSFAPPSLVGHVTVFTLAVIVGYYVISNVTHSLHTPLMAQTNAISGIILVGALLQIGSDDWVVTTLALLAATVASINIFGGFLVANRMIRMFRKDAPARAQGVAR, encoded by the coding sequence GTGAGGATCGGTGTCCCCCGCGAGGTGAGGGACGGGGAGCGGCTCGTCGCCGCGACCCCGCGCACGGTCGGGCGCCTGCGGGCGCTCGGGTACGACGTGGTCGTCGAGCACGACGCCGGGGCGGGGGCCACGTTCTCCGACGCCGCGTACGTGGCGGCGGGCGCCACGGTCGTGGACGCTGCGACCGCGTGGGGGGCCGACGTCGTCACGGCGGTCAACGCGCCCACCGACGCCCAGGTCGCGCTCCTGCGCCCGGGCGCGACGCTCGTCGCGATGCTCGGTCCCGCGAACGACCCCGACCTCGTGCAGCGTCTCGCGGACCACGGCGTGACCGCGCTCGCGCTCGATGCCGTGCCCCGCATCTCGCGCGCGCAGGCCCTCGACGTGCTGAGCACGCTGTCGAACGTCGCGGGGTACCGCGCCGTCGTGGAGGCGGCGGGCGAGTACGGCGGCATGTTCGCCGGGCAGGTCACCGCCGCGGGCAAGACGCCGCCCGCGAAGGTCTTCGTCATCGGCGGCGGCGTCGCGGGGCTCGCCGCGGTCGGCGCGGCGGCGAGCCTCGGCGCGCAGGTGCGCGCGTTCGACGTGCGCTCCGAGGCGGCCGAGCAGATCGAGTCCCTGGGCGGCACCGCCGTCCGCGAGCCCGCCGCGCAGCAGGGCATGTCCGCCGACGGCTACGCGAAGCCGCTCACGCCCGAGCAGGAGGCCGCGGCCCTCGCCGTCTACGCGCGCGAGGCCGCCGAGGCCGACGTCGTCGTCACGACGGCGCTCGTGCGCGGCCGCGCGCCGCGCACGCTCACGGCCGAGGCGGTCGCGGGGATGCGACCCGGGAGCGTCGTCGTGGACCTCGCGGCCTCGGGCGGCGGGAACTGCGCGCTCACGGTGCCGGGCGAACGGGTCGTCACGGACAACGGCGTCGTGGTCGTCGGCTGGACGGACCTCGCCGGGCGCCTGCCCCAGCACACGTCGCAGCTCCTCGGGACGAACGTCGTGCACCTGCTCGAGCTGCTCACGCCCGGCAAGGACGGCGAGCTCGTGCTCGACCTCGACGACCCGGTGCAGCGCGGCATGACCGTCGCGCGCGACGGCGACGTGCTGTGGCCGCCGCCGCCCGTCGCGGTGAGCGCGGCGCCCGCCCCGGGGTCGACCGTGCCCCCACCACCACCTGACCCGGCCCGGGAGGCTGCGGAGCGGGAGCGGGCCGCCGCGGAGGCGGCGTCGGCCGCGAGCCTGCGCCGTCGGCGTCGGACCGTGGGCGCCGCGCTCGCCGCGGTGCTCGTGACGCTCGCGCTGTCGTTCGCTCCGCCGTCGCTCGTCGGACACGTCACGGTGTTCACGCTCGCGGTGATCGTCGGGTACTACGTCATCTCGAACGTCACCCACTCGCTGCACACGCCGCTCATGGCCCAGACCAACGCGATCTCCGGCATCATCCTCGTCGGCGCGCTCCTGCAGATCGGCTCGGACGACTGGGTCGTCACGACCCTCGCGCTGCTCGCCGCGACCGTCGCGAGCATCAACATCTTCGGTGGCTTCCTCGTGGCGAACCGCATGATCCGCATGTTCCGCAAGGACGCCCCGGCGCGCGCGCAGGGGGTGGCCCGATGA